In the genome of Xenopus tropicalis strain Nigerian chromosome 10, UCB_Xtro_10.0, whole genome shotgun sequence, the window CATAAGCTCCACAGGGTAAGTCATGAATGGCATCAGAAATAGCTTTTATTTGGTTCTTCAGAAATCTAACCATCCTCATTCTGCCAAGTTAATTAAGAACATATTGTGAGAAATTGCAGGAAGAGGTGGCGTATACTGTACATTATGGAGACTAGAATTCTAAAAATTTGGAAAACTGAGAAACAGAAATAACACCAACTATTGAACTGTGATGATTTGTAAAGGACTCATAAGCACAACATAATGACACTTCTTGGAAAAGCCCAGCTTTTcttatgtaatataaatatacaataaattcTCAATATATCAGAAAAGCAACAATAACTTAAAATACATCTATCATTACAATATCCCCAAAAAAACTCAGATTTCTCATGAACCCCCATATTTCTACCCAACCTATTCTGGAATATCTAACTTCAGAATTTCATTACAAATATAAGGGTATGCAGACTTTTTCTTCCActagaaatacaataaaaaaaaaaaagaactttatttGCTGAATTCCCAGCACCACCTTGTGGTAGTCACAGAATGTTACCAGCATTTGTAAGACTGTGGGCAGACACCAAAGACTAAAGATAGGATTAAGGCAAGGATCAAAGATATTAGTTATATACTCAATGGCAACCTTACTGCAGAGCTTCAATGCCCCATTCTGATTATTCCACTAAATGACAGCATGGCATAAACTTCAATCAGTTTGTAAGCTCGAGAAAGGTTATAGCTACCAAACCAGATCAACTGATTATTCTGACTATTAAAATAtggcaaaaagtgcaaaaagtcACAAAATCCTTTACATCAGTTCCATTCCCAACTGAGCTTACAATCATAGGTCCCTATCACCATCATACACACTAGGGTTTATcagcctataaaaaataaaatgaaatctgCTGTGCCAAAAGCTGATCTTTTCTTTATCATCATCCAGGTGAATAGGAACTGGATCAGGAACCATTCAAGGTAGCGTTGGAAAAAAAACGGGCTGCTCTGTTACAGACCAGATCACTACATCACACGACAGGAAGATTTCCTGTGTTTTTAGTTCCAGCTTCAGGAACTGTAGCTATGTTTCAGGATTCACTGCTCTTTCTGCTTGGATCTGcttcaaaaatcatttaaacattatctAAACCCAAATAGAACTGTTTTGCCTTtgatatggattaattatatctaagttgggatcaagtacaggcactgttttattattacagagaaaagggaatcatttaaccattaaataaacccaatagggctgttctgccccaataaggggtaattatatcttagttgggatcaagtacaggcactgttttattattacagagaaaagggaatcatttaaccattaaataaacccaatagggctgttctgcccccaataaggggtaattatatcttagttgggatcaagtacaggcactgttttattattacagagaaaagggaatcatttaaccatgaaataaacccaatagggctgttctgcccccaataaggggtaattatatcttagttgggatcaagtacaggtactattttattattacagagaaaagggaatcatttaaacattaaataaacccaataggactgttctgcccccaataaggggtaattatatcttagttggaatcaagtacatgtactgttttattattacagagaaaagggaatcatttaaacattaaataaacccaatagggctggtctgcccccaataaggggtaattatatcttagttgggatcaagtacaggtactgttttattattacagaaaaaaggaatcatttaaccattaaataaacccaatagggctgttctgcccccaataaggggtaattatatcttagttgggatcaagtacaggtactgttttattattacagagaaaagggaatcatttaaccattaaataaacccaatagggctgttctgcccccaataaggggtaattatatcttagttgggatcaagtacaggtactgttttattattacagagaaaagggaatcatttaaccattaaataaacccaataggactgttctgcccccaataaggggtaacgggtttctgaataacagatcccatacctgtactgctaattCCCATGAGCATCCATGGACAAAGTGGAAGGAATAGACAAAGAAAGCTTCTTAGCAGCCAAAAAAGTCCCAAAATCAAGAAAATATCATAGAAAGCATGAACTGATTTATTTCCACAGATAAAGCTTATTCAATTGTTGCAGAAGGTGGTGCAAGAGATTCTACAACCAATTACTAAGCTGAGGCACACTTACAGAGCATGTTATTTATCTGGgaattttgttttgctgaaaagcCTATGGCTTACAAGGTCAAGTAGTCAAGCACAAACAGAGTAGGTCAAAATTGCCTTTGTTTTATGTAAGGGAAAGCACCCTGTCATGGGCCAATGGTATTCCTTTCTGGACAAGATGGCCACCCTTTGGCTCCCAGTTGCAGCTTTTCCCAAAATAAATGGAGCAAAATGACCACAAACAGATATCTATAAAAACAGATCATTGTTGTGaatatgaatatttaaaaaaatagtgTCAACTATTTACAGCAAACCACTGAGTTGGACAatgcattttatttgttatttcccCACAGATGTGACACATATTTACTTTGTATTGATGcaggaatatatttattttttaacttttctttaagtacagggcttcctttgcatttttttgccactTGGATCAAATGCAATTGATAGGCCTGTAGGTTTATGCCCCTTGCACAGCATTTACTATACCAGAGCCAGTCCCTACTGGGCCTACTAAAACTGTTACAAAATGTTGTAGTTGACTGGGTAAAGTGTAATTACACTGAAATCCTGTAAACagaatggtgcattgtgggtaaaaagacaGGCCTCTAtgtgtttttgcactttatacaCTCAGTAAATGCGCCTTGTAGTCTTACACCTGCCCTGTGTTTTGAGACTCGGTTTTCCAGGCAGTGGACCAGCTGGCAGAATGTCCTTCATTGGGAACATGCCCTCCGCACAGCGCATTCATTTTTCCATGATGGATTAGCAGCAGGGATTGGCAGTTTCTAGTGCAAGGATGGACACTTTCCTTTACCATCTAATGAAATTTACTGACACATAGCTCTGAAGatcttaaatggattctgtcatgatctttatggtgtccttattattgctattattgtacattacaaataattcattttacaaaatgttattcttgaaacgataattgtatgttatttatctgtaatattggtgtgtaggtgccatatctgtgcattgtacctgatcccatgcttttagaaagagccagcgctacacaatgcaactgctttcagataagctattgtttctcccactcagtgtaactgaaggagtcatgtcTAGACTTGGGTGttgtattgagtgctattctcattcCTACCATGAGGGATCcatggggcatgggagcatttttagaatGGGTGTCCAGAGCCCAATGGGGCTGCAACCTGGGGGCCCCCAACCCAGTTGGGATCTGCTACACTgttgtgcaccccccccccccctccccatagtGTCCTGAACGTCCTCCTTGGTGCCACAATGGGAGGGGGAGCACAGGCGCCCAGTTATCAGTGGCAGGGGAGCGGGCCTGGGTCAGTGGGGGccacagggcccactgggttttttttcccaatgcCCTGCAGGGCCAGTCCAAAACTGTTGGGGATACCCATAGGTCACTCAACTAAATAACAATCAGCTTTAAAACACTCTCAGCAATTTTACCCCAGTTCCCTTACCTTGTAGGTAGGGAACAACCTCTGACCCAGAGAAGCAGCCCTATAGCGGCACAGTACCTGTGGTTGGCATAGATATAGTGCATTTTCGAATATACTGACCAAATCCCCCCTTTAACAGTGgggctgtaataaaaaaaaaacatttgtactaAACAAAGTAAAATATTTGTCCACATTCAGATATCTGATGTTTAACACATAAAGCTGCCATCTCTTACATTGCTATTTAGCAGTGTAATTATGCTGCTGACTGCACTGAGTGCCTAGCAGCCATGCAGCATTATTAGGATTTGTTTGACACGTCTGGAATAAATGTCTTGTGTCTGTAACTCTTGGATATAGTGTTTGTTTgattactggccctttaacttGCTAATCACTACACTTGCAGCTAAGCTTGTGTGAGAGGCAGGGACTCGCACACACAACCTTGTCTGGCGGCTCACATGGTATCTTCGTCCAATCAGAAGAGTAAACGGTAAACCCTGGCTTGCAGCTAAAGCTTGTGTGAGAAGCAGGGACTCGCACACACAACCTTGCCTGGCGGCTCACATGGTATCTTCGTCCAATCAGAAGAGGAGGACGGTACACCCTGGCCTTTTTCAAAATCCCCACCCTGGAACGTATCTGCTAGAGCTGAGCTTCTGGAACCAGCAGGGAGTAGGTAAAGGGCAGACCTTCCTCTACTCAATGTCAAGTGAAGGGTTAAATATTGGACCCTGTCGGCCGAGGGCAATAGACTTGTGCAATTGGTGGGCAGCAACGGATACACGTGTCAGCTTATAGGCAAAGCTGTCCAACCAGCAGCCAAAGGCTctcagggaattctgggagttgtagtttagcaacagatTTGCTTTCTATTGACTGGGACACACCCTACCCTAAGCCCAGTTAATCTGAGGTTATcagtgcattctgggagttgtagttagcTGCTGTATTAATTCTATGGGTCTGTGCTGTTTTTATCCCCATGCTAgtctacattacattttattattattattattattattattaacatttatttataaagcgccaacatattccactaATACAGTTGCTAAAATGCCGGGACAGATTTAGCACATGGCACATAGACAACACAATATGTgactgacggggggggggggggggggggggggtcatactATTGGGATCATCCGATCACATGGTACAGGCTGCAGGGAAGGTCATTCTATAAAGCCCCGCCCCTAACGTGGCAGCCGGCACAGTAAGTAGGTGGCACCAAGCTGTGTTTACAGGGGAGCAAAGGGGTTAATGTGAGGAAAGGAAATCAGAATGTGACATTTGTTTGTGTTTGGGAGAGAGTCCCTTTGAGGGATCCCAACGTGTGACTCGGCAGTCGTTACTGTACCGCAGTTGAGAGCATGGTGTCCGTTTCGGGTGTAGCAGCTGGGAAGTGAAGGGGTTAAGcttctttgggggggtgggagaggGGTTGTGACTGGGGGCACAGTACATAGTAGGGGTATCTAACAAAAGAATAGAAATACATAGGGTGGGTTTTCTTACTGGGCAGTCCCGGGGGGCTCTGCTGTACAGACAAAGAATTGGCAGACTGAGAACAAGTGTAGCCTGCAGCACcaccatacaggtataggatccattatctgaagaCTCGGGGCATGGGACATTTGGtagaccttaagtctgctacaaataaataacattaaccCAATAGTAGTGTGTGCCACTGAtacggattcatgcagcttagttaccatttaTAAAgggtaaattatgttttagtagctTGTAAATTCTGCGTgcctatttgcaattggtcgtcttGTAACAGGAAGCAGAGTGTCTCATTGTATTATTAATGATTTACTGCTTATCTGCCTCTTCTGACCTTGTGTCATTCTGACAGGTGCCTGTTGCTAGGGTCAGATAGCCTCATAACCAAAATAGCGAGAAgcagcacagccccccccccccttgataaAAGCCAGATTACATTGTAATAAATCCTTCAGGGATGTGCTTGAGGTTCGTAGGTGTcccttatttaaaggggaactccacccaaacacaacttgagctttttggaaAGTAGACATCATTTTGAgcattatacattatttaaaaaatatgctgaCAGATTTTTAACAtattggttcagaagctggagatTATTGATCCTCAGCAATTTGGGAATCTATTGATGGGGGTTTATTTACTAAGGGATCTCAGCATAATGTCTTAAGATTGTGATGCCATGAATTCTAGGTGGATGCAGTTTAACTCAGTGTTATTTTTCCATTTCAGATTTTAGACTCCTGAGAAGtaagtgaggggtgggcagtaAAGTCAAGTCGCTGCTACACATGATGCCTGCCCATGACTGGAGGAAGTGAAGTCACATGACTGCTCGGTGTCCTTTCCCGCGATCGGTGTAGGTCCTTCAGCTTATACAGTCGGCAGTGACAGGTGGGAGAGGGAACAGTTGTTCTGCCATAAGGCCGATGATCAGCATGGAGCGGCTGGAGAACTGTGCTCAGATGTTCCAGAGAAGATTCCTCAATGAGGCCTTTCGCCGCCATTGCCCTGTATTGTTGGCTTGTATAGTACTGGGTGGGTCACTGCTAAAGGAACTGTCGCCCCTGCCGGACTCCTATTGGAACAACAAGAGGAATGTGCTGAATGTGTAAGTTGCATATGAAACCAGGGATGGCACTGGATTGGTCTGGTGTTTGAAGGCGGGGCTTTTATCAAGGTGGCCTAATGGGAGAATGGTAGCCACCTTAGGCCTGAAAGCCTTAGTCACAGTTCTTGGCTCTAGAGATGACGAAACCGGCAGCGttacataataaatacatacataaataatatttacTTGTTGCTTACCTGCCATTGCTTAGATGGGCACATTAGTGCTACTGCCAAGGGGACAATAGATGCAGGGTTACAAAGTATGGACTCAGGTAGGCAAAAAGGTGCAACCTGTAGCAGGCTCAAAAATGGGTCACGGCCACCTATttaattcctttatttttttaattcctttgtGCGTGTCATTCACCTGCCAGTGTCCCCGTGTCTACAAGTATTACCAGTAAATGAGAGACTTTGGTCaaaatagtggggggggggggcttttagaAATTTCTACTTCAAGGGTGGCTATAGGAATCTTTTTCCTTACTGCTAACTTGTTCCGTTCAGAGAAGCCACATGATTTGCTGATAAATGGTTTGGTCAACTGAAAGGAAATGCAACCCACGGGGTCTCCAAAATTATCACTGCCCCCCTGTAGTGTATGGAGAGACATTTTCTGGCTGAACctctactgcagtgatccccaaccagtggctcaggggcagcatgttgctccccaaccccttgggtgttgctctcagtgcccccaaaccagggagttatttttgaattcctgacttgggggcaagttttggttgaataaaaacaagatttcctaccaaataaagcccctgtaagctgatagtgtgcatagaaggCCCttaatagccaattttagcccttatttggctcccccatgaacttttatggtgcttgtgttgctctccatgtctttttacatttgactgtggctcataagtaggaaaggttggggatccctgctgtactgGAATGTGAATTgcacaaagcaatatttttttcatgGAGAAATCATATAATGGTACTTGCTAGGGGTACATATAAGAAGCACCAAGACAAATAACTTGTTTTTTCCTCTTGGTTTCAGGTATTTTGTCAAATTTTCCTGGGGTTGGACATTGTGGCTGCTTCTCCCTTTCATTGCACTAACTAATTATAAACTCACTAGAAGCACAACCAAAGTTCTGCGACGGCTGAGCTCCCTGCTGGTCAGCACGTTAATCTGGTACCTCTGCACCAATCTTTTCCTGTACATCGAGGACATCACTGGCAGCTGCTACGAGTCCGAGGCCATGTCGGACCCCAAAGAACACCAAGACAGGAGAGAATGCCGGCTTCACGGCGGATATTGGCACGGCTTTGATATATCGGGACACTGCTTTCTGCTTTCATATTGCATATTGCTCATTTTGGAAGAAACGTCCATTATCCCCAATATTCGCTTTGAGAGACACTGGCACAGAATGGCCATTAATGCCCAGTTTGCTGCCCTGAGCATCCTGGTTATAATATGGGTGTGGATGTTTTTGTGCACCGCCGTTTATTTTCACAACATCTTCCAAAAAGTTATCGGTACAGCCTTTGGCATCCTGGCATGGTACATAACGTATAGATGGTGGTACCTAAAGCCAATTTCCCCTGGGTTACCCCCAGCCAGCGCCAGCCATAGTGGCAAGGAACCGATCTACAAAAATTAACTTGGGTACAAGTACTACAgcctataaattatttttaatatccGTTGTAATTATTGGCCTTATCTATAGAACAAAAGGAGGAAGAACAATATTTTATGCCATTTGTATAAAGTTTTAagataaccttttttttttttttttggattcatGACATAACTGACATTGTGCAGGGTTTTATCCTGCATAGGATTATAAATGACTAGGAGCAATGGCCCACTCTGATTAATGGGGAATATATACCTGCTGTGTCAGAGTTACTCAATCCAGATTCTCCATTGTATTTGGATGGAGTACAGtatgctgggatctgtagtccagcaacatgaGGGTTGTAATCTTAAATCACTGTTAAGCTGGTCGTACACAGGCATTTTTAATTTGTTGATTCATCCCCTTCacactgagttggcagcttatctgccaatgtatgggcCCTCCCCAGCTGCCTCCCCAATAGCTGTCTGGCTAATAATCGTCCAGATATCTGTCACGAAGGCTTCAAAATCTCAATGGGTGTGAACTGCATTGATACAGTTTATAGGCCGGCATAGGCGACCATTAGTCCAGGGGCCAGATCAGCCCGAGTTGGCCCAGCCTTTAGTGACAGTTATTTGTTCAGCTTGCTTTGATTTGTGTTGCTCACTTCAGCGGCACGCCTGGGTAATATCTTTTTTTCAGTATTTCCAAGGCCATGAAAcggaaaaaaaatctatattgccAATTGTCAGGGGAATCCTCTGATTTAAAGCCATTCTGACGGTAGTTACAGCCACACATTTCATTGCGGGGGTTTATGAACCTGAACAGGATTCCGTTTTACTTTGAGGCTACTCAGTCTATAGCTGGGTTAACAGATAACGGTTattagaaagtaaaaaaaatgcataattcCACTCTCTGCTCCAGGACAATATTAGGCCTATGATAAAGGACagtggaaggaaaaaaaaacttggtacAAGGATGGGATCTATCagctggaaacctattatccagaaagccccaaaagCCAAGAATGCCATTTCCCTATCGGTCAGGTTTTGAAAATTTTATTTGCAGAGGCACCAGTCGGCTAGTTCACCGGCAGATGAGGAAATCAAAGGAACCCGCAGGTCTTCTTTGAAACCTGCCCGAcggatatctgcctgattttcagccatATTGCTACTGGGGAGGACCCATAAAAAACCCTTTTACCAGTGTAATGTATAGAATTGTCTGTTATACCCAAACACTACTTTTATTTTATCTCTCAAAGCTAAGGGTGCCTGCATGGGAGAACATTACCTGCTGTTTTTATAAACACTACAAATAACCTTTATCAGTATAGCTATCTGCACATTACACTACATATGAGGCCGTGCCAGCCTTTGCATGTACAATCTCATGCCCGTGAGTGCACCCGTATGCCCAAGCAATTGCCATTAAAATCGACTAGGGTTCGAGAGGGCTTTTTTTGACTGGAGATACCCGGGGAGCAAAACACTGTACAGCTTTGCTTAGGCTGGGTTTCCAGGCCCAGTGTGCCAGTTATAACCTATTCCCTGCACTCATAGATACCAGCGTGAGTAGGTTACCTTCCTTATCCCTGATGTTGCAAAGCAAAATCATCTATTGTCCCTGTTAGCTGAATTCAAGGATGGGACACTGGGGTTGTAACTGTACAAAGCTTGTATTGCCAAAGATAACCGCTCCTTAAATAAGGGCATTACACACAGTCATTGGGCAAAGTGCTGGAACAGTGTTCCTAATGGAGGGTGGGACAGATATTTGTACTTACTGGGCACCTATCATCTTAAACTTTTACTATTCTAACCAGCCGGACTACCGGAGCTATGGTTTGTGCAGGGTGATTATTCTTAGGCTGATGGAAATCCCTGTCAGTCCAAAGATGCGAGATTATGTAGGGCTGCATAGGCCACTGTTCTGAGATTTTTGGCCTAGGAGCCAAATGACCATCAGATCTGGCTCAACACCTCACGGAGATGGACCAAACTGAAAGATTGTTTTAATAACATCATTGGTCTGTGCTCCTTTTGTATAgataatttaatataaattaacctgattatttattttaatcaACAGCCTGTATTTGTAGATAAGTGACAAAAAGGTTGGATGTCCCGGAGCTGCCATAATATAAGTAGTTTGGTGCTAAACGCTACAGTGTTACCAGGGAGCATCGGAGTATGTCACCATTAAGGAATACATTGGTTTATTCAGTATTCTGTAAGGTTATAATTCCTATTGCTCATTGGCCATTAACTTATATGGAGACGTCTGCTTTATAGAAGCATAGATAATACAGCTGTTCGGAAATTCTGTGCCTGGATTGGTTTGTACAAGTCATACATTAAAGAGTTTATAAATTGTGCTCAATTAATTATTTTTGTCTTATTGGATAACAAGATATGGATGAGTTCATTATCGTTTTGTTGCAGAGGTAGGCGGGACAAACTTAATTACACAGGCGAGAGGATTGTACAATAAGGACCCTCCTAGTACTAAGTCAGCCATCTTCCTGCTGTATAGCATAGAGAGATGAGTAGGGATAACAGTCAAGCCAGCACTGTCAGGCATTATTGATGCTTCTCCTCTGATTGGGAGATGGGAGAATATAGTGCTGGCTGGTAGAAAAACTGGGTttgtgaccctagcaaccaatcccacactggagagccgctgaacaaaaagggaaatcattacaaaaaaacaaataataaataaacaaagcccaattgcaaattgtctcagaatattacgctctacatcatattaaagttaactcaaaggtgaacaacccatttgaATGGGGCCAGCAAGCCCTACAAAGAGAATGTGAATGTGTACATTATGCATAAATGTGTAGGGGATATTTCAGGGTGTTACCAACCCTTTTATTTGCCTTCAGAGGGCATCATTGTATTGCAAACATACTGGGGGCCAGGGGGCAGGAATGGAATAGGCACAAACCCTTCTCTAGCCTGCCAAACTGACACTTCATGGCAGCTGCACATACCTGTGCCACAGACATTTCTGAAATGACATTACATATgaatatacaatacatatatctAAGTGCCTATTTATGATTgagcttgagcaatcataaaagAGTTGACTTTTTACAAAATCCTGTTGCCAGTTGCCAGAGTATTGGGGACCAAAACCCAGTGTGGATTAGAAAACTCACTCGGGATTTCCTTTATGGTTGCTCAAGCCCCAAGGCTAGTTTTTAGGTTCTCTAGCCCTAGTAACAAAGAACATCACCAAGTACAATATAGACTTTTGCACAGAGTTGTTATCATGAACAGAACATCCCAAGCCCTTCAGTTGTATATAAAGGGGGGAAGCAAGCCCAGTGCATGCTAGGAGCAAGGAAATAGGGTGGCCGACACGTGCCTTTGTGCGTATGCACTCTGATATCTGGTGTATTTGTGTGTCTTTGGCAACCCTGCCCTGACTGATATGCATTGGGTTGCCCTTGGAGTTTTCACTGGCTGTAGGGCCACGTGTTTGACCCCTGCCATAATAGCTGTGTAGCCACTTATAAGTACcttgtttttatgatttttaatcaCTCAATAATACTTGCAGTCTCAGGATTTCTGAAGCCAAAACAATTTTCCACCCATGTGTTTGATTTATGGTCTGCCACAGACCTGATTGCAGATTGATTGCAATTAAACAACCCTATGCCACATCCACAGGCCTTCCTTgctgtatcaaaagaaacacaggatttcttgtctccttttttgtaaacatgttcttagggtatctgactctTTCTatatctctcagaaaaatccttcattccaggagtctgcgcagttctctcctctctcccttctcctgctcataaaactcactcccccctcccttaggaatgtgtaatctgagctacaatggctagagctacagcagga includes:
- the fitm2 gene encoding fat storage-inducing transmembrane protein 2 (The RefSeq protein has 8 substitutions compared to this genomic sequence) is translated as MERLENCAQMFQRRFLNESFRRHCPVLLACIVLGGSLLKELCPLPDSYWNNKRNVLNVYFVKFSWGWTLWLLLPFIALTNYKLTRSTTKVLRRLSSLLVSTLIWYLCTNLFLYIENITGSCYESEAMSDPKEHQDRRECRLHSGYWHGFDISGHCFLLSYCILLILEETSIISNIRFERHWHRMAINAQFAALSILVIIWVWMFLCTAVYFHNIFQKVIGTAFGILAWYITYRWWYLQPISPGLPPASASRSGKEPIYRN
- the fitm2 gene encoding fat storage-inducing transmembrane protein 2 isoform X1, producing MISMERLENCAQMFQRRFLNEAFRRHCPVLLACIVLGGSLLKELSPLPDSYWNNKRNVLNVYFVKFSWGWTLWLLLPFIALTNYKLTRSTTKVLRRLSSLLVSTLIWYLCTNLFLYIEDITGSCYESEAMSDPKEHQDRRECRLHGGYWHGFDISGHCFLLSYCILLILEETSIIPNIRFERHWHRMAINAQFAALSILVIIWVWMFLCTAVYFHNIFQKVIGTAFGILAWYITYRWWYLKPISPGLPPASASHSGKEPIYKN